The Mycolicibacterium flavescens genome has a segment encoding these proteins:
- a CDS encoding Protein of uncharacterised function (DUF1211), with protein MEAFSDGVFAIAITLLVLEIGVPDDSAADLLGAVVRQWPSYLTYLVSFSTIGAVWLEHTVITEFLNRATAALIRLNLLLLMLVSFLPFPTRLLGDYMGESDAQRVAVTVYGINLLLVSAVVSLMWRYAVWQRLIRTEVADADVRLITKRLTPGLAGYAVFIGVGLFFPIVAVFGYLVIAVYFIVPIAALRGARRASRLEE; from the coding sequence ATGGAAGCGTTCAGCGATGGTGTGTTCGCCATCGCGATCACACTGCTGGTGCTCGAGATCGGTGTGCCCGACGACTCGGCGGCTGACCTGCTGGGCGCCGTGGTCCGCCAATGGCCGTCGTATCTGACTTACCTGGTGAGCTTCTCGACGATCGGCGCGGTGTGGCTCGAACACACGGTGATCACCGAGTTCCTGAATCGGGCCACCGCCGCGCTCATCCGACTGAACCTGCTGCTACTGATGCTCGTTTCATTCCTCCCGTTCCCGACTCGGCTGTTGGGCGACTACATGGGCGAAAGCGATGCCCAACGGGTGGCGGTGACTGTCTACGGCATCAACCTGCTCCTGGTGTCGGCAGTGGTATCGCTGATGTGGCGTTATGCGGTGTGGCAGCGCTTGATTCGGACCGAAGTGGCCGACGCGGACGTCAGGCTCATCACCAAGAGGCTCACCCCGGGGCTGGCCGGATATGCCGTGTTCATCGGGGTCGGGCTGTTCTTTCCGATCGTTGCCGTATTCGGCTACCTGGTGATCGCGGTGTATTTCATCGTTCCCATCGCTGCGCTGCGGGGAGCCAGACGCGCAAGCCGATTGGAGGAGTGA